Proteins from a single region of Synchiropus splendidus isolate RoL2022-P1 chromosome 3, RoL_Sspl_1.0, whole genome shotgun sequence:
- the nsmaf gene encoding protein FAN isoform X2, protein MAFLKTQERAKGRFSLLMLDLEEYFFEQHTAYDVTVRSPRKSRGSFKVCSRSIIFDPEDCTEPIIKIPFRDCQKIEILEKDRNPFHEPKPSSISILCGQVIYIKESNVIAPYRIERTTKKLVFQLEIWNKTEDIVQTLLQLHRASCLEKLGDQTAMIEANLQSRLARTAFDKYCFQSVAEKPHMECAVEMVSPLVSNPGHVCVTNENLYFQPLSGYPDKVIRIKLSRVRRIYKRRHGLRPLGLEVFCSENDFCSDIYLKFYSTTDRDDIYYYIATFLENHVTEQTAESFMLLWQRGLLSNYQYLLHLNNLADRSCNDLSQYPVFPWVIADYTSAELDMTNPSSFRDLSKPIGALNQERLDRLLARYYGMPEPRFMYGSHYSSPGYVLFYLMRVAPEHMLCLQNGRYDHADRMFNSVAETWKNCLEGATDFKELVPEFYGSDPSFLENKLNLDLGRKQSGSLVGDVILPPWASDVSDFLQKNSMALESEFVSEHLHEWIDLVFGFKQRGTAAEAAQNVFHPLTYEGGIDCDSIDDPDERIAMLTQILEFGQTPTQLFTSPHPQRITSKLQTITRSSSINSPNSDFSPVSANEDSSFEDLTEESRKMAWGNMGNLTAVTKHKIHKEAVTGIAVTRDGSAVFSTSQDSTLKMFSKEMREFQRSMSFSNMALSSCLMLADGKTVVCSSWDNNVYFYSIPFGRRQDTLMGHDDAVSAVCWFNDQLYTASWDSTVKVWKCSPESLSSHKRSQFPLLAELEHDAGVNTAGLNPSGSLLATGCKDGSISIWDTGSFGGLQQVHCHSGTILHLSFSPDSRNVLSVGEDCCMKVTDVQTGMVMSSVKAAEEQRCFCWDGSTVLCGGQSGDLLLWDLLSNTLIKRIPAHSGPVTSMWMNELCTSVITGGEDRQTIFWKMDS, encoded by the exons ATGGCCTTTTTAAAGACACAAGAACGGGCTAAAGGAAG GTTTTCTCTTCTGATGCTCGATTTGGAGGAGTACTTTTTCGAGCAGCACACTGCGTACGATGTGACAGTTCGCTCACCCAG AAAGTCCAGAGGATCCTTTAAGGTCTGCTCCAGGTCCATTATATTTGATCCAGAAGATTGCACTGAACCAATAATAAAG ATACCATTTCGAGACTGTCAGAAGATcgaaattttggaaaaagacaGGAACCCCTTCCACGA GCCCAAACCGTCTTCCATTTCTATTCTATGTGGACAA GTCATTTACATCAAAGAAAGCAATGTCATCGCGCCCTATAGAATTGAAAGG ACCACAAAGAAGCTGGTCTTTCAGTTGGAGATCTGGAATAAAACAGAAGACATTGTTCAAACGCTGCTGCAG CTCCACCGAGCATCTTGTCTGGAAAAACTGGGCGATCAGACTGCAATG ATTGAAGCCAATCTCCAGTCCCGACTTGCAAGAACAGCGTTCGACAAGTACTG CTTCCAGAGTGTCGCAGAGAAGCCACACATGGAGTGTGCGGTGGAGATGGTCAGTCCTCTGGTGTCCAACCCGGGCCACGTCTGTGTAACCAATGAGAACCTTTACTTCCAACCGTTGAGTGGATATCCG GACAAGGTGATTCGGATCAAACTCAGCAGAGTCAGAAGGATATACAAGCGCCGCCATGGACTAAGGCCCCTG GGACTGGAGGTTTTCTGCAGCGAAAACGACTTCTGCTCCGACATCTACCTGAAGTTCTACAGCACCACAGACAGAGACGACATTTACTACTACATTGCCACTTTCCTGG agaacCACGTGACAGAGCAGACAGCAGAGAGCTTCATGCTGCTGTGGCAGCGTGGGCTGTTGAGTAACTACCAGtatctcctccacctcaacaaCCTGGCTGACCGCAGCTGCAACGACCTCTCCCAGTATCCCGTCTTTCCCTGGGTCATCGCTGACTACACCAGCGCAGAACTAG ATATGACTAACCCGTCCAGCTTCAGAGACCTCAGCAAACCCATCGGTGCCCTGAACCAAGAGCGCTTGGACAGACTGCTG GCTCGCTACTACGGGATGCCCGAGCCTCGCTTCATGTATGGAAGCCACTACTCATCTCCAGGATACGTCCTTTTCTACCTGATGCGAGTCG CTCCAGAGCACATGTTGTGCCTCCAGAACGGGCGCTACGATCACGCGGATCGCATGTTCAACAG TGTTGCGGAAACCTGGAAGAACTGCTTGGAAGGAGCGACGGACTTCAAAGAG TTGGTACCAGAGTTTTACGGCTCTGACCCGAGCTTTCTGGAGAATAAACTCAATCTGGATTTGGGGAGAAAACAGAGTGGAAGCCTAGTGGGAGATGTCATCCTCCCGCCGTGGGCGTCAG ATGTCAGCGATTTTCTGCAGAAGAACAGCATGGCACTAGAGAGTGAGTTTGTGTCAGAGCACCTCCACGAGTGGATTGACTTGGTGTTTGGCTTCAAACAGAGAGGAACTGCAGCCGAAGCAGCTCAGAACG TGTTTCACCCTCTCACTTACGAAGGCGGCATCGACTGCGACAG CATCGACGACCCGGACGAGAGAATCGCCATGCTGACACAAATACTGGAGTTCGGCCAGACGCCCACCCAGCTCTTCACCAGTCCTCACCCGCAGAGGATCACCTCCAAGCTGCAGACCATCACGCGAAGTTCTAGCATCAACTCACCAAACAGTGACTTCTCTCCAG TGTCGGCGAATGAGGATTCATCGTTCGAAGACCTGacggaggagagcaggaagatggcCTGGGGCAACATGGGCAACTTGACAGCAGTCACCAAACACAAGATCCATAAAGA AGCAGTGACGGGCATCGCAGTGACTCGAGATGGAAGCGCCGTTTTCTCCACGTCCCAAG ATTCCACGCTGAAGATGTTTTCCAAGGAGATGAGGGAGTTCCAGAGAAGCATGTCTTTCTCCAACATG GCTTTGTCCTCCTGCCTGATGCTGGCTGATGGGAAGACGGTCGTCTGCTCCTCCTGGGACAACAACGT ATATTTCTACTCGATCCCGTTTGGCCGGCGCCAGGACACGCTCATGGGTCACGACGACGCCGTCAGCGCAGTGTGTTGGTTTAATGACCAGCTGTACACGGCGTCCTGGGACTCCACAGTGAAG GTGTGGAAGTGTTCGCCTGAGAGTTTGAGCAGCCACAAGAGGTCGCAATTTCCGCTGCTTGCTGAGTTGGAACATGACGCTGGG GTCAACACTGCTGGTCTGAATCCGTCTGGGTCTCTCCTGGCGACCGGCTGTAAAGATGGCTCCATCTCTATCTGGGACACCGGCAGCTTCGGAGGCCTGCAGCAGGTCCACTGTCACAGCGGGACCATCCTCCATCTATCGTTCAGTCCCG ATAGTCGGAATGTTCTTAGTGTTGGGGAGGACTGTTGCATGAAAGTCACAGACGTCCAGACCGGaatggtgatgtcatcggtGAAGGCTGCAGAGGAGCAAAG GTGTTTCTGCTGGGACGGGAGCACAGTCTTATGTGGGGGGCAGTCAGGTGACCTCCTTCTGTGGGATCTGCTGAGCAACACTCTGATCAAAAGGATTCCTGCTCACTCAG GTCCAGTCACCAGCATGTGGATGAACGAGCTCTGCACGAGCGTGATCACGGGCGGCGAGGACAGGCAGACCATCTTCTGGAAGATGGACTCCTAA
- the nsmaf gene encoding protein FAN isoform X1 has product MAFLKTQERAKGRFSLLMLDLEEYFFEQHTAYDVTVRSPRKSRGSFKVCSRSIIFDPEDCTEPIIKIPFRDCQKIEILEKDRNPFHEPKPSSISILCGQVIYIKESNVIAPYRIERTTKKLVFQLEIWNKTEDIVQTLLQLHRASCLEKLGDQTAMIEANLQSRLARTAFDKYCFQSVAEKPHMECAVEMVSPLVSNPGHVCVTNENLYFQPLSGYPDKVIRIKLSRVRRIYKRRHGLRPLGLEVFCSENDFCSDIYLKFYSTTDRDDIYYYIATFLENHVTEQTAESFMLLWQRGLLSNYQYLLHLNNLADRSCNDLSQYPVFPWVIADYTSAELDMTNPSSFRDLSKPIGALNQERLDRLLARYYGMPEPRFMYGSHYSSPGYVLFYLMRVAPEHMLCLQNGRYDHADRMFNSVAETWKNCLEGATDFKELVPEFYGSDPSFLENKLNLDLGRKQSGSLVGDVILPPWASDVSDFLQKNSMALESEFVSEHLHEWIDLVFGFKQRGTAAEAAQNGKLRWYHLWISHLPVESKPTLVCGLAVFHPLTYEGGIDCDSIDDPDERIAMLTQILEFGQTPTQLFTSPHPQRITSKLQTITRSSSINSPNSDFSPVSANEDSSFEDLTEESRKMAWGNMGNLTAVTKHKIHKEAVTGIAVTRDGSAVFSTSQDSTLKMFSKEMREFQRSMSFSNMALSSCLMLADGKTVVCSSWDNNVYFYSIPFGRRQDTLMGHDDAVSAVCWFNDQLYTASWDSTVKVWKCSPESLSSHKRSQFPLLAELEHDAGVNTAGLNPSGSLLATGCKDGSISIWDTGSFGGLQQVHCHSGTILHLSFSPDSRNVLSVGEDCCMKVTDVQTGMVMSSVKAAEEQRCFCWDGSTVLCGGQSGDLLLWDLLSNTLIKRIPAHSGPVTSMWMNELCTSVITGGEDRQTIFWKMDS; this is encoded by the exons ATGGCCTTTTTAAAGACACAAGAACGGGCTAAAGGAAG GTTTTCTCTTCTGATGCTCGATTTGGAGGAGTACTTTTTCGAGCAGCACACTGCGTACGATGTGACAGTTCGCTCACCCAG AAAGTCCAGAGGATCCTTTAAGGTCTGCTCCAGGTCCATTATATTTGATCCAGAAGATTGCACTGAACCAATAATAAAG ATACCATTTCGAGACTGTCAGAAGATcgaaattttggaaaaagacaGGAACCCCTTCCACGA GCCCAAACCGTCTTCCATTTCTATTCTATGTGGACAA GTCATTTACATCAAAGAAAGCAATGTCATCGCGCCCTATAGAATTGAAAGG ACCACAAAGAAGCTGGTCTTTCAGTTGGAGATCTGGAATAAAACAGAAGACATTGTTCAAACGCTGCTGCAG CTCCACCGAGCATCTTGTCTGGAAAAACTGGGCGATCAGACTGCAATG ATTGAAGCCAATCTCCAGTCCCGACTTGCAAGAACAGCGTTCGACAAGTACTG CTTCCAGAGTGTCGCAGAGAAGCCACACATGGAGTGTGCGGTGGAGATGGTCAGTCCTCTGGTGTCCAACCCGGGCCACGTCTGTGTAACCAATGAGAACCTTTACTTCCAACCGTTGAGTGGATATCCG GACAAGGTGATTCGGATCAAACTCAGCAGAGTCAGAAGGATATACAAGCGCCGCCATGGACTAAGGCCCCTG GGACTGGAGGTTTTCTGCAGCGAAAACGACTTCTGCTCCGACATCTACCTGAAGTTCTACAGCACCACAGACAGAGACGACATTTACTACTACATTGCCACTTTCCTGG agaacCACGTGACAGAGCAGACAGCAGAGAGCTTCATGCTGCTGTGGCAGCGTGGGCTGTTGAGTAACTACCAGtatctcctccacctcaacaaCCTGGCTGACCGCAGCTGCAACGACCTCTCCCAGTATCCCGTCTTTCCCTGGGTCATCGCTGACTACACCAGCGCAGAACTAG ATATGACTAACCCGTCCAGCTTCAGAGACCTCAGCAAACCCATCGGTGCCCTGAACCAAGAGCGCTTGGACAGACTGCTG GCTCGCTACTACGGGATGCCCGAGCCTCGCTTCATGTATGGAAGCCACTACTCATCTCCAGGATACGTCCTTTTCTACCTGATGCGAGTCG CTCCAGAGCACATGTTGTGCCTCCAGAACGGGCGCTACGATCACGCGGATCGCATGTTCAACAG TGTTGCGGAAACCTGGAAGAACTGCTTGGAAGGAGCGACGGACTTCAAAGAG TTGGTACCAGAGTTTTACGGCTCTGACCCGAGCTTTCTGGAGAATAAACTCAATCTGGATTTGGGGAGAAAACAGAGTGGAAGCCTAGTGGGAGATGTCATCCTCCCGCCGTGGGCGTCAG ATGTCAGCGATTTTCTGCAGAAGAACAGCATGGCACTAGAGAGTGAGTTTGTGTCAGAGCACCTCCACGAGTGGATTGACTTGGTGTTTGGCTTCAAACAGAGAGGAACTGCAGCCGAAGCAGCTCAGAACGGTAAACTGCGCTGGTACCATCTGTGGATTTCTCATTTGCCTGTCGAGTCTAAACCCACTTTGGTTTGTGGTCTTGCAGTGTTTCACCCTCTCACTTACGAAGGCGGCATCGACTGCGACAG CATCGACGACCCGGACGAGAGAATCGCCATGCTGACACAAATACTGGAGTTCGGCCAGACGCCCACCCAGCTCTTCACCAGTCCTCACCCGCAGAGGATCACCTCCAAGCTGCAGACCATCACGCGAAGTTCTAGCATCAACTCACCAAACAGTGACTTCTCTCCAG TGTCGGCGAATGAGGATTCATCGTTCGAAGACCTGacggaggagagcaggaagatggcCTGGGGCAACATGGGCAACTTGACAGCAGTCACCAAACACAAGATCCATAAAGA AGCAGTGACGGGCATCGCAGTGACTCGAGATGGAAGCGCCGTTTTCTCCACGTCCCAAG ATTCCACGCTGAAGATGTTTTCCAAGGAGATGAGGGAGTTCCAGAGAAGCATGTCTTTCTCCAACATG GCTTTGTCCTCCTGCCTGATGCTGGCTGATGGGAAGACGGTCGTCTGCTCCTCCTGGGACAACAACGT ATATTTCTACTCGATCCCGTTTGGCCGGCGCCAGGACACGCTCATGGGTCACGACGACGCCGTCAGCGCAGTGTGTTGGTTTAATGACCAGCTGTACACGGCGTCCTGGGACTCCACAGTGAAG GTGTGGAAGTGTTCGCCTGAGAGTTTGAGCAGCCACAAGAGGTCGCAATTTCCGCTGCTTGCTGAGTTGGAACATGACGCTGGG GTCAACACTGCTGGTCTGAATCCGTCTGGGTCTCTCCTGGCGACCGGCTGTAAAGATGGCTCCATCTCTATCTGGGACACCGGCAGCTTCGGAGGCCTGCAGCAGGTCCACTGTCACAGCGGGACCATCCTCCATCTATCGTTCAGTCCCG ATAGTCGGAATGTTCTTAGTGTTGGGGAGGACTGTTGCATGAAAGTCACAGACGTCCAGACCGGaatggtgatgtcatcggtGAAGGCTGCAGAGGAGCAAAG GTGTTTCTGCTGGGACGGGAGCACAGTCTTATGTGGGGGGCAGTCAGGTGACCTCCTTCTGTGGGATCTGCTGAGCAACACTCTGATCAAAAGGATTCCTGCTCACTCAG GTCCAGTCACCAGCATGTGGATGAACGAGCTCTGCACGAGCGTGATCACGGGCGGCGAGGACAGGCAGACCATCTTCTGGAAGATGGACTCCTAA
- the cngb3.1 gene encoding cyclic nucleotide-gated cation channel beta-3, translating to MLSRLKKLIGVPEPPTIQTDAAESSAPAAQEKKPPEKEQPKQEEKKEQKQNEEKKEEKKEEEPKKEETKPAPAAATATPAPAAPAPGGGPAPAAPAPGGAPAPAGPTPGGAPAAPGPGGAPAAPAPGGAPAPAAPAPGGAPAATSAPADPAKPEDSTGEAPPPPPPVVYSRYADDTLRELVKRLKDRTEIMKEKVTDPYATSPEISPPVTPVFKKDDYIRMKEEERIAKEEADKKKAEEAAKKAEEKKKKDEEKKLEAEKKAEEERLAEEERKKKRILPEFSCSCFDALLHPMEERMDSVLGNTIDPFTDRRYIAWLTVVAVAYNYNLWFCTARLAFPFHGDYVNRFWVTFDILSDVVNVIDIVVWQPRLQFVKGGDIIKDRRMTKEHYRKSQQFKSDLICILPLDLLCLHFQFSSIYRLNRFLRIYSFFEFSDRLESIMAKAYIWRVARTTGYLLFALHLNACFFYVASVHQGLGTTTWVYNGNGTAYIRCYYFAVRSLINIGGLPEPITLFEIGFQMLNFFIGVFVFSSLIGQMRDVIGAATAGQAYFRASMDGCVEYMNTYSIPKHVQNRVRTWYNYTWAAQGMLDESELLDKMPLVMRTAIAVDINLATFQKIDLFKGCDQQMLVDMLLRLKSIIYLPGDFVVKKGDIGKEMYIIKSGAVQVVGGPDNSIVFVTLKAGCVFGEISLLQSAKDGGNRRTANVKAHGFANLFVLEKKDLFDILVHYPESQKVLARKGKKLIKAKGPAAARTNEEKQKGLALFNQKPPTPKLLKTFGALLKINQAAKEK from the exons ctcctgcagctgctacTGCCACCCCTGCACCTGCAGCCCCAGCACCTGGTGGGGGCCCTGCACCTGCGGCCCCAGCTCCTGGTGGGGCCCCTGCACCTGCAGGCCCAACTCCTGGTGGGGCTCCGGCAGCCCCAGGACCTGGTGGGGCTCCAGCAGCCCCAGCACCTGGTGGGGCCCCTGCACCTGCAGCCCCAGCACCTGGCGGGGCCCCTGCAGCCACAAGTGCGCCGGCTGACCCTGCGAAGCCAGAAGACAGTACTGG ggaagccccgcccccacctCCTCCAGTAGTTTACTCCAGGTACGCCGATGACACCTTGAGGGAATTGGTGAAAAGGCTAAAGGATCGAACAGAAATCATGAAAGAGAAAGTGACAGATCCGTACGCCACGTCACCAGAGATCTCCCCACCAGTCA CTCCTGTTTTCAAGAAGGATGACTACATCCGAATGAAGGAAGAGGAGCGGATAGCTAAAGAAGAGGCGGACAAGAAGAAGGCGGAGGAGGCGGCAAAAaaagcagaggagaagaaaaagaaggacgAGGAAAAGAAGCTGGAGGCGGAAAAGAAGGCAGAGGAGGAGCGGCTGgccgaggaggagaggaagaagaagaggattcTGCCCGAGTTCAGCTGCTCTTGCTTTGATGCGCTACTGCATCCCATGGAGGAAAGGATGGACTCCGTCCTGGGAAACACCATCGACCCTTTCACAG ACCGGCGGTACATCGCGTGGCTCACGGTGGTGGCCGTTGCCTACAACTACAACTTGTGGTTCTGCACGGCGCGGCTGGCTTTCCCCTTCCACGGTGACTACGTCAATCGCTTCTGGGTCACCTTTGACATCCTGAGTGACGTCGTAAATGTCATTGACATCGTGGTCTGGCAGCCGAGGCTCCAGTTTGTCAAAGGTGGCGACATCATC AAAGACAGACGCATGACGAAGGAACACTATCGGAAATCGCAGCAGTTCAAA AGTGACTTGATATGCATCCTGCCCTTGGACCTCCTCTGCTTGCACTTCCAGTTCTCTTCCATCTATCGCCTGAACCGTTTCCTCCGG ATTTACTCCTTCTTCGAGTTCAGCGATCGACTGGAGAGCATCATGGCCAAAGCCTACATCTGGAG AGTCGCCCGCACCACCGGCTACCTACTCTTCGCTCTGCACTTGAACGCTTGTTTCTTCTACGTTGCCTCGGTCCACCAGGGGCTTGGGACCACGACATGGGTGTACAATGGAAATGGGACAGC ATACATACGCTGCTACTACTTTGCTGTGCGAAGTCTGATCAACATCGGAGGCCTTCCGGAGCCCATAACCCTCTTCGAGATCGGCTTCCAGATGTTAAACTTCTTCATTGGTGTCTTTGTGTTTTCCAGTTTAATTGGGCAG ATGAGAGACGTCATCGGGGCGGCCACCGCTGGTCAGGCATATTTCCGGGCCTCGATGGACGGTTGTGTGGAATACATGAACACCTACTCCATCCCAAAACACGTGCAGAACAGAGTCCGGACGTGGTACAACTACACCTGGGCGGCGCAGGGGATGCTGG ACGAGTCCGAGCTGCTGGACAAGATGCCCCTCGTGATGAGGACGGCGATCGCTGTGGACATCAACTTAGCCACGTTCCAGAAGATCGACCTTTTTAAG GGCTGCGACCAGCAGATGCTGGTGGACATGCTGCTGCGGCTCAAGTCCATCATCTACCTCCCAGGAGACTTCGTCGTCAAGAAG GGCGACATCGGCAAAGAGATGTACATCATCAAGAGTGGAGCGGTGCAGGTGGTGGGGGGACCCGACAACAGCATCGTGTTCGTCACGCTCAAGGCCGGATGTGTGTTTGGAGAAATCAG TCTACTGCAGTCGGCTAAAGACGGAGGGAACCGGCGGACAGCCAACGTCAAGGCGCACGGGTTCGCTAACCTGTTTGTTCTGGAGAAGAAGGACTTGTTCGACATCTTGGTTCACTACCCGGAGTCCCAGAAAGTGCTGGCAAGAAAGGGAAA GAAACTGATCAAAGCCAAAGGTCCCGCTGCCGCCAGAACAAATGAGGAAAAGCAGAAAGGTTTGGCGCTGTTCAACCAAAAACCGCCAACACCCAAGCTCTTAAAGACCTTCGGAGCTTTACTGAAG ATAAACCAAGCAGCAAAAGAAAAGTGA